A genomic segment from Colletotrichum higginsianum IMI 349063 chromosome 5, whole genome shotgun sequence encodes:
- a CDS encoding WW domain-containing oxidoreductase: protein MSRYAAAHANPQGPGDARPTALQIIQDEGVEGKLGDKVIVITGTSSGIGIETVRALSVTGAKLFLTARNLAKAKEALAGIFDPSRMELVEMDQESLQSVRLAASTILSKTDKINILINNAGIMAIQTLQYTKDGHELQFGTNHLSHFLFFELLKPALLAATTPEFHSRVVVVSSTAHLRNGINDSDDYNFEKSEYTPWGAYAQSKTANIYMANELERRYGSQGLHGLSLHPGGIMTPLAKHLSKAELDSATTGGELYKEFKSPEQGAATTVLAAIGKEWEGKGGKYLAECAEAGPSKDEGNPFGSGYAKHTYDQEKEGRLWRDSLKLVGLA from the coding sequence ATGTCCCGCTACGCAGCAGCCCACGCCAATCCTCAGGGCCCTGGCGACGCCAGACCAACTGCACTGCAGATCATCCAAGACGAAGGTGTCGAGGGCAAGCTAGGCGACAAGGTCATCGTCATCACGGGCACCTCATCCGGAATTGGAATCGAAACAGTTCGGGCGCTCTCGGTCACTGGAGCGAAGCTTTTCCTGACGGCTCGCAATCTCGCCAAAGCAAAGGAAGCCCTGGCAGGCATCTTCGACCCCAGCCGTATGGAGCTTGTCGAGATGGACCAAGAGTCGCTGCAAAGTGTCCGTCTCGCAGCTAGTACCATCTTGTCTAAGACGGACAAGATCAATATCCTCATCAACAATGCCGGAATCATGGCTATTCAAACTCTTCAGTACACCAAGGACGGGCACGAGCTCCAGTTCGGCACCAACCATTTGTCTCACTTCTTGTTCTTTGAGCTGCTGAAGCCCGCCTTGTTAGCGGCTACTACGCCAGAGTTCCACAGCCGTGTGGTCGTCGTGTCTTCGACCGCCCATCTGAGGAATGGCATCAACGACTCGGACGACTACAACTTCGAAAAGAGCGAATACACCCCTTGGGGGGCCTATGCGCAGTCCAAAACCGCCAATATCTACATGGCCAACGAACTGGAGCGGCGGTATGGCTCTCAGGGCCTTCACGGACTAAGCCTCCACCCCGGCGGGATCATGACCCCTCTCGCAAAGCATCTTTCAAAGGCCGAGTTGGACAGCGCCACAACCGGCGGAGAGCTATACAAGGAGTTCAAAAGCCCTGAGCAAGGAGCCGCAACCACTGTCTTGGCGGCTATTGGAAAGGAATgggaaggaaagggggggaaataCCTTGCCGAGTGCGCCGAGGCAGGCCCCTCAAAGGACGAGGGAAACCCCTTCGGCTCGGGGTATGCCAAGCATACATACGATcaggagaaggagggtcgCCTGTGGAGAGACTCGCTCAAGCTTGTGGGGCTGGCTTAA